A genomic region of Pirellulales bacterium contains the following coding sequences:
- a CDS encoding multidrug efflux RND transporter permease subunit, translated as MFSKFFIDRPIFATVLSVVITLAGAIAIFALPVTQYPEITPPTVEVSTTYPGANANVVADTVAAPIEQQVNGVESMMYLSSQCTNDGNYVLTVTFEPGTDLNMAQVMVQNRVSLAEPILPDLVKRRGVTVKKKSPSVLMIVNLFSPNGSRDNLYLSNYATIQLRDELSRLPGVGAIAFLGQRDYSMRVWLDPQQMAMRGISSADVVRAIEQQNTQVAAGQIGQPPAPNGQVFQYTMTTLGRLAEESQFGDMILRADAERRIIRMRDVAKIELGALAYDQICTLDTQPSVALSIYQRPGSNALDTAQQVRDKMDELKARFPEGVDYAIVYDTTPFIKESVNEVFLALRDAVVLVAIVVLIFLQGWRAAIIPLVAVPVAIVGTFAAMVAAGFSLNTLTLFGLVLAVGIVVDDAIVVVEAIEHHIEEGLSPRDAAVQAMQEVAGPVIAVGLVLTAVFIPCAFISGVIGQFFRQFAVTIAISTIISAFNSLTLSPALAVLLLRPRSSGHGEALPRFGLALAGVWAGSQYLAPWLPQWIPVVLNDMPLGLGSPWPWIGGAIGGVGAWFASGLINAVLLLIFRVFNAGFNVLTGGYVATVSFMLRTSLIVLILYGGLMVLTYKMFADTPTGFIPSHDKGYLIVNVRLPDSASLARTEEAMHDIEELAGKVSGVSHTVAIAGQSLLMGANAPNFGSMYVMLDEFHERAHDHRTADVIAEELKELFEAEVGDGEVNILGAPPIDGLGTAGGFKIVIEDRADTGLPALEAVSTEIVNKGTETSGLRDLFTSVRANTTWLYLDIDRAAVKAMDISMTDVFNTLQVNFGSLYVNDFNRFGRTWQVNVQADARYRMQPDDLKRLYVPGKQGQMVPFTAFTKIREISGPVMLVRYNLYSASFINADAAPGTSSGEAIDLMQQVSEGALAPSMRAEWTELAFLQRRVGNTAMFAFVLAVVLVFLVLAAQYESWALPLAVILVVPMCLLCSVAGVIVAHMDINIFTQIGFVVLVGLACKNAILIVEFARSRQVAGVGRYEATLAACRLRLRPIVMTSLAFIFGVVPLVLSEGAGAEMRRTLGTAVFAGMLGVTVFGIFLTPVFFYVIQWFSDWRESRKKAA; from the coding sequence GTGTTTTCCAAATTCTTCATCGATCGACCGATTTTCGCGACCGTGCTTTCGGTTGTGATCACGCTGGCTGGCGCGATTGCCATTTTCGCGCTGCCGGTCACGCAATATCCCGAGATCACGCCGCCGACGGTCGAAGTCTCGACGACCTACCCTGGTGCGAATGCCAACGTCGTGGCCGACACCGTGGCCGCTCCGATCGAGCAGCAGGTCAACGGCGTCGAGAGCATGATGTATCTCTCTTCTCAATGCACCAACGACGGCAACTACGTGTTGACCGTCACGTTCGAGCCGGGCACGGACCTGAATATGGCCCAGGTCATGGTTCAGAACCGCGTTTCGCTGGCCGAGCCGATCCTGCCTGACCTGGTCAAGCGGCGCGGCGTGACGGTGAAGAAGAAATCGCCCAGCGTGCTGATGATCGTCAACCTGTTTTCCCCCAACGGCAGCCGCGACAACCTGTATCTGAGCAATTACGCCACGATTCAGTTGCGCGACGAGTTGTCCCGCCTCCCTGGCGTTGGCGCTATCGCCTTCCTCGGCCAGCGCGACTACAGCATGCGCGTCTGGCTCGACCCGCAGCAGATGGCGATGCGCGGCATCAGTTCGGCCGACGTCGTTCGCGCCATCGAGCAGCAGAATACCCAGGTCGCGGCCGGCCAGATCGGCCAGCCTCCGGCGCCCAATGGCCAGGTCTTCCAATACACAATGACCACCCTGGGCCGGTTGGCCGAAGAGTCGCAATTCGGCGATATGATTCTGCGCGCCGATGCCGAGCGGCGCATCATCCGCATGCGCGACGTAGCCAAGATCGAGCTGGGGGCGCTGGCCTATGACCAGATCTGCACGCTCGATACGCAGCCCTCGGTCGCGCTCTCAATCTATCAACGCCCCGGCTCGAACGCGCTCGATACCGCTCAGCAAGTGCGCGACAAGATGGACGAATTGAAAGCCCGTTTCCCGGAAGGGGTCGACTACGCGATCGTCTATGACACGACTCCGTTCATCAAGGAGTCCGTCAACGAAGTGTTCCTCGCCTTGCGTGACGCGGTGGTGCTGGTGGCCATCGTGGTTCTGATCTTTCTGCAAGGCTGGCGCGCCGCGATCATTCCACTGGTCGCCGTGCCCGTGGCGATCGTGGGCACATTCGCCGCGATGGTGGCCGCCGGCTTTAGTCTTAATACGCTTACGCTGTTTGGCCTCGTGCTAGCCGTGGGCATCGTCGTCGACGATGCCATCGTGGTCGTCGAAGCCATCGAGCATCACATAGAAGAAGGACTTTCCCCGCGCGATGCTGCCGTGCAAGCCATGCAAGAGGTCGCCGGCCCAGTGATCGCCGTCGGTCTGGTGCTGACGGCGGTGTTCATCCCGTGCGCGTTCATCTCGGGCGTGATCGGACAGTTCTTCAGACAATTCGCCGTTACGATCGCGATCTCGACGATCATCTCGGCATTCAATTCACTGACGCTCAGCCCGGCACTCGCTGTGCTGCTGTTGCGTCCCCGCTCGTCAGGACATGGCGAGGCCTTACCCCGCTTCGGCCTGGCTCTGGCCGGCGTTTGGGCGGGCAGCCAATATCTGGCACCCTGGCTACCGCAATGGATTCCCGTCGTGCTGAACGACATGCCTCTGGGCCTGGGTTCGCCCTGGCCGTGGATCGGCGGAGCCATTGGCGGCGTCGGCGCCTGGTTTGCATCGGGACTGATCAACGCCGTGCTACTGTTGATTTTCCGCGTCTTCAACGCCGGCTTTAATGTGCTTACCGGCGGTTACGTGGCCACGGTCAGCTTCATGCTGCGGACGAGCCTGATCGTGCTCATTCTCTACGGCGGGCTGATGGTGCTCACGTACAAAATGTTCGCCGACACACCGACCGGCTTTATCCCCTCGCACGATAAAGGATACCTGATCGTCAACGTCCGCTTGCCGGACTCGGCCTCGCTCGCGCGTACCGAAGAAGCGATGCACGACATCGAGGAACTGGCCGGCAAGGTTTCGGGCGTCAGCCACACCGTGGCCATCGCCGGGCAGTCGCTGCTGATGGGGGCCAACGCTCCGAATTTCGGCTCGATGTACGTCATGCTCGATGAATTTCACGAACGAGCGCACGATCATCGCACGGCCGACGTCATTGCCGAGGAGCTGAAGGAACTTTTCGAGGCCGAAGTCGGGGACGGCGAAGTGAACATTCTGGGCGCCCCGCCGATCGACGGCCTCGGTACCGCCGGCGGGTTCAAGATCGTGATCGAAGATCGCGCCGATACCGGATTGCCTGCCCTCGAGGCAGTCAGCACCGAAATCGTTAACAAAGGGACCGAAACGTCGGGCCTGCGCGACCTGTTCACCAGTGTTCGTGCCAACACCACCTGGCTGTACCTGGATATCGATCGCGCCGCGGTAAAGGCGATGGATATTTCGATGACCGACGTGTTCAACACGCTGCAGGTCAACTTCGGTTCGCTATACGTCAACGACTTCAACCGCTTCGGCCGCACCTGGCAGGTCAACGTCCAGGCCGATGCGCGTTATCGCATGCAGCCGGACGATCTGAAGCGTCTGTACGTCCCCGGCAAGCAGGGACAGATGGTTCCGTTCACGGCCTTTACGAAAATCCGCGAAATCAGCGGGCCGGTGATGCTGGTGCGCTATAATCTTTATTCGGCCTCGTTCATCAATGCCGACGCCGCCCCGGGTACCAGCTCAGGCGAGGCGATCGATCTCATGCAGCAGGTATCCGAAGGGGCGCTCGCGCCTTCGATGCGGGCCGAATGGACCGAATTGGCCTTCCTGCAGCGCCGCGTCGGCAACACTGCGATGTTCGCGTTTGTGCTGGCCGTGGTGCTGGTGTTCCTGGTGTTAGCCGCGCAGTACGAAAGCTGGGCCCTGCCGCTGGCCGTGATTCTGGTCGTGCCGATGTGCTTGCTATGTTCCGTGGCCGGCGTGATCGTGGCCCACATGGATATCAATATCTTTACGCAGATCGGTTTCGTGGTGCTCGTCGGCCTGGCGTGCAAGAACGCGATCTTGATTGTCGAGTTCGCCCGCTCACGCCAGGTGGCGGGAGTCGGCCGTTACGAGGCGACGCTGGCCGCCTGTCGGCTGCGTCTGCGGCCGATCGTGATGACCTCGCTGGCGTTCATCTTCGGCGTCGTGCCGCTCGTGCTCAGCGAAGGGGCGGGCGCCGAAATGCGCCGCACGCTCGGCACTGCCGTGTTCGCCGGCATGCTCGGCGTCACAGTCTTCGGCATCTTCCTGACGCCGGTCTTCTTCTACGTCATCCAATGGTTCTCAGACTGGCGCGAGAGCCGGAAGAAGGCAGCATAG
- a CDS encoding SGNH/GDSL hydrolase family protein, whose product MEIPPSSRRTTGTRLRVHALRLSLLAGSLGFAVVMAELSLRVAGYSPAYVNAMGSFHQPDPVTGHRGKPNFRGRFKTPEFDVLIVHNDQGFRRQEFQNPATENVRRLCAFGDSFVWGWGVEQGEGFTDQLSRRMPAWRVENYGINGTGTLAQYELFAAECRDHLQPGDVVLLTFYGNDFADNLEGTRVAKIIDGQVVSQPVTAPLRDGWQRTLQESSYLFNYVSYVANRWQLERRIRRAEAKAIAAAEAAKGAPASPPVAHARDSQPATGATPEPESPQPESVVQDSSNDKPTSSPPPAPPAPAPVTPLSGEAATQVAIVRHYLESWQRDCEARQLRLIVAYIPGVGELDEGRDDVSVRREAAYRQSFEICTADTNLEVLDLLPGMLTAKSSGGAGSLIIARDGHWNASGHRVVADIIAARLHDNSTARRPDTLQRD is encoded by the coding sequence ATGGAAATTCCCCCCTCATCTCGTCGCACGACCGGAACCAGGCTTCGCGTTCACGCGCTGCGGCTCTCGCTGCTAGCGGGCTCGCTTGGCTTTGCCGTGGTCATGGCCGAGCTCAGTCTGCGCGTGGCCGGCTACAGTCCGGCCTACGTCAACGCGATGGGCAGCTTTCACCAGCCTGATCCGGTGACCGGGCATCGCGGCAAGCCGAACTTTCGGGGCCGCTTTAAGACCCCCGAGTTCGACGTGCTGATCGTTCACAACGACCAGGGCTTTCGCCGCCAGGAATTTCAAAACCCCGCCACCGAAAACGTGCGCCGCTTGTGCGCCTTCGGCGATTCGTTCGTGTGGGGGTGGGGCGTCGAACAGGGAGAGGGTTTCACCGATCAATTGAGCCGGCGCATGCCCGCCTGGCGCGTCGAGAACTACGGCATCAATGGCACCGGCACACTGGCGCAATACGAACTGTTCGCCGCCGAGTGCCGCGATCATTTGCAGCCAGGGGACGTCGTATTGCTCACGTTCTACGGCAACGACTTTGCCGATAACCTCGAAGGGACGCGTGTCGCGAAGATCATTGATGGTCAGGTTGTATCGCAACCGGTCACGGCGCCGTTGAGAGACGGCTGGCAGCGCACGTTGCAGGAATCGTCGTACCTGTTCAACTATGTCTCGTACGTTGCCAATCGCTGGCAGCTCGAACGGCGCATCCGCCGCGCCGAAGCCAAGGCGATCGCCGCGGCCGAAGCCGCGAAGGGCGCCCCGGCCTCGCCCCCGGTCGCGCACGCGAGAGATTCGCAACCAGCCACAGGCGCAACTCCCGAGCCCGAATCACCCCAACCAGAATCGGTCGTGCAGGACTCATCGAACGACAAGCCCACCAGCTCGCCCCCCCCTGCCCCGCCCGCTCCTGCTCCCGTGACACCGCTTTCGGGCGAAGCCGCCACACAGGTCGCCATCGTGCGTCATTATTTGGAGAGTTGGCAGCGCGACTGCGAAGCTCGGCAACTGCGGCTAATCGTCGCCTATATTCCGGGCGTCGGCGAATTGGACGAAGGACGCGACGACGTCTCGGTTCGTCGCGAGGCCGCTTACCGTCAATCATTCGAGATCTGCACTGCAGATACGAATCTCGAAGTACTCGATCTACTCCCCGGTATGCTCACGGCCAAATCATCGGGCGGCGCTGGTAGTTTGATCATCGCCCGCGACGGCCATTGGAACGCCTCGGGCCATCGCGTCGTGGCCGACATCATCGCCGCGCGCCTGCACGATAACTCGACGGCCCGCCGACCCGACACGCTCCAGCGCGACTAA
- a CDS encoding sigma-70 family RNA polymerase sigma factor yields the protein MTSSPSSEATRIVNALASGDQHAAEELLPLVYDEFRRLADDYLRQETRAHTLQPTALVHEAYLKLIDQTRVNWQGRTHFFAVGAQAMRRILVDHARARHRAKRGGGWQRIELDDQLILSPDRDADLLAVDEAIEKLALLDPRQARIVELRFFGGLTMDEVAEVLGVSKRTVENEWTIIRAWLRRELAGEGTS from the coding sequence ATGACTTCCTCGCCGTCGTCAGAAGCCACGCGTATCGTCAACGCGCTCGCGAGCGGTGATCAGCACGCCGCCGAAGAATTGCTGCCGCTGGTGTACGACGAGTTCCGTCGCCTGGCCGACGACTACCTGCGGCAGGAAACCCGCGCCCACACGTTGCAGCCCACGGCCCTGGTCCACGAGGCCTACCTGAAGCTGATCGATCAAACGCGTGTGAACTGGCAAGGGCGCACGCATTTCTTCGCCGTCGGCGCGCAGGCCATGCGACGCATCTTGGTGGATCACGCCCGGGCTCGTCATCGCGCCAAGCGCGGCGGCGGCTGGCAGCGCATCGAGCTGGACGATCAGTTAATACTTTCGCCTGATCGCGATGCCGACCTGCTGGCCGTGGACGAGGCGATCGAAAAGCTGGCGCTGCTCGATCCCCGCCAGGCCCGCATCGTCGAGCTACGCTTCTTTGGCGGCCTGACGATGGATGAAGTCGCCGAAGTGCTCGGCGTTTCGAAGCGCACCGTCGAAAACGAATGGACGATCATCCGCGCCTGGCTGCGACGTGAACTGGCCGGGGAAGGCACATCGTGA
- a CDS encoding serine/threonine protein kinase, whose product MSGDNYDRVKEIFLQACDLDLKGREQLLDRECAGDADLRARVESLLAHHWSQTILDSRAVEPARAKTGAHSSLWDRMGRAADLMIEEVRARKGTYLAAALVLVALIAGGIWSHYGIESAMRQILRDQLQTVLDADITALELWLEEQKADAEHWAEQPDVREQIQELVRLSRSDLSPAATRQTLLDSTAMAELRESLQVYLDDDETHHTAYAITDRSGLVLGAPENTEVGIHLNSTGMADIAYAFAGETRISKPHPEGSFAADRPIHRENPMIWVGTPVYDTSGNIIAALSLGVSADYQFTRILSVARMGRTGETYAFDEKGWLISDSRFTDQLKALGLIPNEPGARAVFNMQVRDPGVDLTTGAKAALPQAAQPLTKLAAMAIARQDGTDSTGYRDYRGVLTIGAWRWLPEYGFGIGTEVDYAEAYAPLRYPLVASWLPLGVLIVAAGGFLYSAFHIAGLQRQIGVARQVGQYTLEQKIGEGGMGVVYRARHSMLRRRTAVKLLKPELMTPVAIARFEREVQLASQLTHPNTIEIYDFGRTTDGVFYYAMEYLPGASLAQLIQIEGAVSPGRSVYILKQICGSLAEAHNIGLAHRDVKPHNIMLCERGGQADFIKVLDFGLVKSTAKSEDTGLTAATAMAGTPLYMAPERLRDPLVTDTRSDLYSIGAVAYDLLTGRNIFHCASDLDVLFHVMNVMPEAPSQLNPAVPALLSDLVMSCLSKDPLQRPQSASEILEVLDKLTNVIPWTQTDARRWWQEHGAAILDLQRRSLADTVEFVAHPTVAPTSTV is encoded by the coding sequence GTGAGCGGCGATAATTACGATCGCGTCAAGGAGATATTCCTGCAGGCGTGCGACCTCGACCTTAAGGGGCGCGAGCAGTTGCTCGACCGCGAATGCGCCGGTGACGCCGATCTGCGAGCCCGCGTCGAGTCGCTGCTGGCCCATCACTGGTCGCAGACGATTCTCGACAGCCGGGCTGTTGAACCGGCCCGTGCCAAAACGGGGGCGCACTCTTCCCTTTGGGACAGGATGGGCCGGGCCGCGGATCTGATGATCGAGGAAGTCCGCGCGCGGAAGGGGACGTACCTGGCAGCCGCGTTAGTACTCGTGGCCCTCATCGCCGGCGGCATCTGGTCGCACTACGGCATCGAGAGCGCCATGCGCCAGATTCTGCGCGATCAATTGCAGACCGTGCTCGACGCCGACATCACCGCGCTTGAGCTGTGGCTGGAAGAACAAAAAGCCGATGCCGAGCATTGGGCCGAACAGCCCGACGTGCGCGAGCAGATTCAGGAATTGGTCCGATTGTCCCGCAGTGACCTTAGCCCTGCCGCCACCAGGCAGACGCTGCTCGATTCCACCGCCATGGCCGAGCTGCGCGAATCTTTGCAGGTCTACCTCGACGACGACGAAACCCATCACACGGCCTACGCCATTACCGACCGGTCGGGCCTGGTGCTCGGTGCGCCCGAAAATACGGAGGTGGGAATTCACCTGAACTCGACGGGCATGGCCGACATCGCCTACGCGTTCGCAGGCGAGACCAGAATCTCGAAACCTCATCCCGAGGGCTCATTCGCCGCGGACCGACCGATTCACCGCGAGAATCCGATGATCTGGGTTGGCACGCCGGTCTACGACACGTCAGGCAATATCATCGCCGCGCTCAGCCTGGGAGTGAGCGCCGATTACCAGTTCACGCGCATCCTGTCCGTGGCGCGCATGGGGCGGACGGGCGAGACCTACGCCTTCGACGAAAAGGGATGGTTGATATCGGACAGCCGCTTTACGGATCAATTAAAAGCCCTGGGATTGATTCCCAATGAGCCGGGCGCGCGCGCCGTTTTCAACATGCAAGTACGGGACCCGGGGGTCGATTTGACCACCGGCGCAAAAGCGGCGCTGCCACAAGCAGCACAGCCGCTGACCAAGTTGGCCGCCATGGCAATCGCACGCCAGGATGGGACCGACTCTACAGGCTACCGCGACTATCGCGGAGTGCTGACGATCGGTGCCTGGCGCTGGCTGCCAGAATATGGCTTCGGCATCGGCACCGAGGTCGACTACGCCGAGGCCTACGCGCCGCTGCGCTATCCGTTGGTTGCTTCCTGGTTGCCGCTGGGCGTACTGATCGTCGCGGCCGGCGGATTTTTGTATTCGGCCTTTCACATCGCCGGGCTGCAACGACAAATCGGCGTCGCTCGCCAGGTGGGCCAATACACGCTGGAGCAAAAGATCGGTGAAGGGGGAATGGGCGTCGTCTATCGCGCGCGGCATTCGATGCTGCGCCGCCGCACGGCCGTGAAGCTGCTTAAGCCCGAATTGATGACGCCGGTTGCCATCGCCCGCTTCGAACGCGAAGTGCAGTTGGCCAGCCAGCTAACCCATCCGAACACGATCGAAATCTATGACTTCGGCCGGACCACGGACGGCGTTTTCTATTACGCAATGGAGTATCTGCCGGGGGCCTCGCTCGCGCAGTTGATTCAGATCGAAGGGGCGGTCTCGCCGGGCCGATCGGTCTACATCCTCAAGCAAATTTGCGGTTCGCTGGCCGAGGCGCACAACATTGGCCTTGCGCATCGCGATGTGAAACCGCACAACATCATGCTTTGCGAGCGCGGCGGTCAGGCGGATTTCATCAAGGTGCTCGACTTCGGCCTGGTGAAGAGCACGGCCAAAAGCGAAGACACCGGATTGACCGCCGCCACGGCGATGGCCGGCACGCCGCTCTACATGGCGCCCGAGCGTTTACGCGATCCGTTGGTGACCGACACGCGTTCGGATTTGTATTCCATCGGGGCCGTGGCCTATGACCTGCTGACGGGGCGCAATATCTTCCATTGCGCCAGCGACCTGGACGTGTTGTTTCACGTGATGAACGTCATGCCCGAGGCGCCGTCGCAATTAAATCCGGCAGTGCCGGCTCTACTGAGCGATTTGGTCATGTCGTGCTTATCAAAGGACCCGCTCCAGCGTCCGCAGTCGGCCAGCGAGATTCTGGAAGTGCTGGACAAGCTGACCAACGTGATCCCGTGGACGCAAACCGACGCGCGCCGGTGGTGGCAGGAGCATGGCGCCGCGATCCTCGACCTGCAACGCCGCAGCCTGGCCGACACTGTCGAATTCGTCGCCCACCCCACGGTCGCCCCCACCAGCACGGTGTGA